From the Streptomyces sp. SN-593 genome, the window CTGCACGCCGAGCTGTACCGCGACGGGTACGGCGTGGTGGCGACCGGCCCGCGGACCGCGTACACCTCCTACATCCCGCACGGCTTCGTGGCCGACTGGGGCGCGGACGCCGGACGGACCGGGCAGGCCGCGGCGTACGGCACCCAGTTGCGCGGCGGGCCCGGCGGGCGCGACGAGGGGCCGGTGGCGTGCGTGCCGCTCACCGCGCACCGGCGGATGGCGCGCCGCGAGGCGAAGCACCGGCTGCGCTTCCTGCCGCTGCACCTGGCCCTGGAGGGCTATCTGAGCCTGCACTTCGGCGGCCCGTCGATCGCGTGGGAGCACTGGTCGCGGGAGGCGCTGCGGCGCGGGCTGTCGCCGCGGGCGGAGGAGGCGTACCGCGGCGCCGAGGTCGGCGGGCTCGACGACGCGCTGCGGGTGTTCGAGGTGCACCCCCGCCAGTGCGGGACGGTCGTCTACGTCGCGGACGCGACGGCCGCGGTGTTCGCCGTGCCGCATCCGGAGGACTACCGCGCCCTGCACCACACGCTGCTGCTCGACCTGTACGGCGAACTCGTCCACCAGTACGGCCTGTTCGGCGCCCCGGTGCCGGAGTTCCGGCCCGCCCTCGGCGATCCGGACTCGCTGCCGGAACTGCGCGCCGCGGTCGCCCGCGAGGAACGCGGCTGGCGGGAGTTCCACGACGGCACCATGGCCGCGGGGCTGCTGGACGCGCCGTACCGGGCCCAACGGGTGTACCGCGCGGGGCCGTTCACCCTCCAGCGGTTCCTGCCGGCCTTCCGGCCCCATCAGGAGAACCACATCGGCGAGGCGATCACGACGCGGAACGGGCGGATCGCCTACCTCAAGACGTTCCGGCTGTCCGAGGCCCAGGTGCGGCGCGGCCACCTGCTCACCCGGCTGGCCGCCAACGACTGGCAGTTCGGCGCCACCGCCGGCGAACTCAAGGTGACCGAAGCGGAGTTGGCCCGGCGCCTGACGTCCGCGGGCTTCGGCCACCTGCTGCGCCAGGACATCGCCGACGGCTTCCGCGCCGCCGCCCGCCGCCGACCCGGGTGATCCCGGCCCCGGGCCCCGGCGCGCCCGCGCGTCACCCCGGTTCGCGCGTCACCCCGGTTTGTGGGCCACCACCAGCCGGCAGCGCGGGCTGCCGTCCGCGCGCCGGCCGTACTCCTCCAGCGCGAGGGTGGACACCGTGAAGCCCGC encodes:
- a CDS encoding ARPP-2 domain-containing protein, with translation MSGGFRLDLAGLEPGPAQVWGGVRLVPLLRAEPVEGLRLHAELYRDGYGVVATGPRTAYTSYIPHGFVADWGADAGRTGQAAAYGTQLRGGPGGRDEGPVACVPLTAHRRMARREAKHRLRFLPLHLALEGYLSLHFGGPSIAWEHWSREALRRGLSPRAEEAYRGAEVGGLDDALRVFEVHPRQCGTVVYVADATAAVFAVPHPEDYRALHHTLLLDLYGELVHQYGLFGAPVPEFRPALGDPDSLPELRAAVAREERGWREFHDGTMAAGLLDAPYRAQRVYRAGPFTLQRFLPAFRPHQENHIGEAITTRNGRIAYLKTFRLSEAQVRRGHLLTRLAANDWQFGATAGELKVTEAELARRLTSAGFGHLLRQDIADGFRAAARRRPG